Genomic DNA from Caldicellulosiruptoraceae bacterium PP1:
CTCATATCAATTACTCAAAACCTTATTTGCATCTTATGGTGACAAAATAATTGTAGCATATCTTTTTGGATCGGTGGCTCAAAAAAAATATGGACCTTTGAGTGATATTGATATAGCAGTTTTATTTAATAATAAATTGACAAACCAAGAGATAGATAATTTTGAGGAAGAGATATACTCTAAATTGACTACATTATTAAAAACTGAAGAAATTGATCTAATTGTGCTCAACAAGGCACCTTTGAGTGTTCAATATGGAGTTATTAAAAATAAAGAAATTATTTATTTTTCAGATATGACACAAGTTGTAGATTACCAAACAAAACTCCTTCTAACTTATCTTGATTTTAAACCAGTAAAGGATCAAATGAATAAAGATTATATATATTTACTAAAGAAAAAAGTAGGTGCTAAAAATGGATGATAAACTTTTGTCCCATATTCGATTATTATACAAATATATTGAAATACTTGAGAAGATATCTAATACTTCATTTGATGAATATGAAAAAGACGATATATTAAAAGGAGCAATAGAAAGATATTTACAGGTTGCTATTGAAACTTGTCTAAATATTGGCAGTA
This window encodes:
- a CDS encoding nucleotidyltransferase domain-containing protein — translated: MITRSKVDFIHFFSSYQLLKTLFASYGDKIIVAYLFGSVAQKKYGPLSDIDIAVLFNNKLTNQEIDNFEEEIYSKLTTLLKTEEIDLIVLNKAPLSVQYGVIKNKEIIYFSDMTQVVDYQTKLLLTYLDFKPVKDQMNKDYIYLLKKKVGAKNG